A single window of Oreochromis aureus strain Israel breed Guangdong linkage group 5, ZZ_aureus, whole genome shotgun sequence DNA harbors:
- the snrpc gene encoding U1 small nuclear ribonucleoprotein C — translation MPKFYCDYCDTYLTHDSPSVRKTHCSGRKHKENVKDYYQKWMEEQAQSLIDKTTAAFQQGKIPPTPFPGGPPPAGPPRPGMLPTPPMGGPPMMPMMGPPPHGMMPGGPGGMRPPMGGPMQMMPGPPNMMRHPRPMMMPPVRPGMMRPDR, via the exons GTTTTACTGTGACTACTGTGATACCTACCTTACACATGATTCG CCGTCAGTGAGGAAAACCCACTGCAGTGGCCGAAAGcacaaagaaaatgtgaaagatTACTACCAGAAATGGATGGAGGAGCAAGCACAGAGTCTCATTGATAAAACAA CGGCCGCATTTCAACAGGGAAAGATTCCTCCCACACCGTTCCCAGGTGGCCCTCCCCCAG CTGGTCCTCCTCGTCCAGGCATGCTACCAACACCCCCCATGGGAGGTCCTCCAATGATGCCTATGATGGGGCCTCCACCACATGGCATGATGCCCGGTGGGCCTG GAGGCATGAGGCCACCAATGGGAGGGCCCATGCAGATGATGCCAGGACCGCCAAACATGATGCGTCATCCTCGACCGATGATGATGCCGCCGGTGAGGCCGGGCATGATGAGACCAGACAGATAA